A genomic stretch from Shewanella sediminis HAW-EB3 includes:
- the hemW gene encoding radical SAM family heme chaperone HemW: MLTLPPLSLYVHIPWCVQKCPYCDFNSHGQHGELPQQAYIDALIADLKNDIQYVQGRKLHSIFIGGGTPSLFDAAQIARLLTQVSLLIPFSEQIEISMEANPGTLEHDDFKAYYQAGVTRLSIGVQSFSSDKLNLLGRIHDKDEAKVAARMASEAGYDSFNLDLMHGLPNQSFDEAMADIDTAAALNPPHLSWYQLTIEQNTLFHSKPPQLPDDEALWKIYEQGQKKLASLGYEQYEISAYAKPGYRCQHNINYWQFGDYLGIGCGAHGKVTLLESNKIIRTVKIKHPKGYLAAEHYTFDLTEVPEDERALEYLMNRFRLISPIPKSEFEQRTGLSRTVIEEGIAKAKAKSLLIENEEYWELTSKGQLFVNELLSQFC, translated from the coding sequence ATGTTAACTCTCCCTCCACTTAGCCTATACGTTCACATTCCCTGGTGTGTGCAGAAGTGCCCTTATTGCGACTTTAACTCCCATGGTCAGCATGGAGAGTTGCCACAACAAGCGTACATTGATGCACTTATCGCTGATTTGAAAAACGATATTCAATATGTTCAAGGACGAAAATTACACTCAATTTTCATCGGTGGTGGCACACCTTCACTGTTTGATGCCGCTCAAATAGCAAGATTACTGACTCAGGTTTCCCTTCTTATCCCATTCAGCGAACAGATAGAGATAAGCATGGAAGCCAACCCGGGAACGTTAGAGCATGATGATTTTAAAGCCTACTATCAGGCCGGAGTGACACGATTATCGATTGGTGTACAGAGCTTCTCCAGTGACAAGTTAAACTTACTGGGCCGAATACATGATAAAGATGAAGCCAAGGTCGCCGCTCGCATGGCTTCTGAGGCCGGCTATGACAGCTTTAATCTGGATCTTATGCATGGACTTCCCAATCAAAGCTTTGATGAGGCTATGGCCGATATTGATACTGCAGCAGCACTTAATCCACCACACCTATCCTGGTATCAGTTGACCATAGAGCAAAATACCCTGTTTCACTCTAAGCCGCCTCAATTACCGGATGATGAAGCACTATGGAAGATCTATGAGCAAGGTCAGAAAAAACTGGCAAGCTTAGGTTATGAGCAGTATGAGATCTCCGCCTATGCCAAACCCGGCTACCGGTGCCAACACAACATCAACTATTGGCAATTTGGTGACTACCTCGGCATAGGGTGTGGCGCTCATGGAAAAGTTACACTTTTGGAGTCCAATAAAATAATCCGGACAGTCAAAATTAAACACCCAAAAGGATATTTGGCTGCAGAACATTACACCTTCGATCTGACAGAGGTCCCTGAAGATGAGAGAGCGCTAGAGTATCTGATGAACCGTTTTCGCCTCATCTCTCCAATCCCTAAGAGTGAGTTTGAGCAGAGAACCGGCCTATCCCGTACCGTTATCGAAGAAGGCATTGCGAAAGCAAAAGCTAAATCCTTGCTAATTGAGAATGAAGAATATTGGGAATTAACATCAAAAGGTCAGTTATTTGTCAACGAGCTGCTGTCACAGTTTTGCTAA
- the rdgB gene encoding RdgB/HAM1 family non-canonical purine NTP pyrophosphatase, whose translation MDKFVLASGNKGKLKEFSEIFAQYGVQVLPQSQFNVEEVPETGTTFVENAIIKARHAAEVTGLAAIADDSGLEVDLLDGQPGIYSARYAGEEASATDNYEKLLEALKETKEGRTARFQCILVYMRHAKDPTPIICQASWEGRIGFEVKGVNGHGYDPIFIPNEHQCTAAELSSDEKNRLSHRGKAMSQLIDAMQKQGILI comes from the coding sequence ATGGATAAATTTGTCCTCGCCAGCGGCAACAAAGGCAAACTTAAAGAATTTTCAGAAATATTTGCTCAGTATGGTGTACAGGTTCTTCCTCAAAGCCAGTTTAATGTCGAAGAGGTCCCGGAGACAGGCACTACTTTCGTCGAAAATGCCATTATTAAGGCCCGTCATGCCGCAGAAGTAACCGGGCTTGCGGCAATTGCCGATGACTCTGGACTCGAAGTTGACCTGCTAGATGGGCAACCCGGGATATATTCGGCCCGATATGCCGGAGAAGAAGCCAGTGCAACCGATAACTATGAAAAATTGTTGGAAGCCCTGAAAGAGACTAAGGAAGGCAGAACGGCGAGATTTCAATGCATCCTTGTCTACATGCGCCACGCAAAAGACCCGACTCCCATCATCTGCCAAGCTTCCTGGGAAGGTAGGATAGGCTTCGAAGTCAAAGGTGTAAATGGCCATGGCTACGATCCGATATTTATTCCCAATGAGCACCAGTGCACAGCAGCTGAGCTTTCCAGTGATGAGAAAAACCGCCTCAGCCACCGCGGAAAAGCGATGTCACAGTTAATCGATGCAATGCAAAAGCAAGGTATACTCATTTAA
- a CDS encoding DUF4426 domain-containing protein, which produces MFRVILSALILTLAFVGNVSAEQKQKVGNFDIHYVAFSSTFLTPTIAKSYGIKRSSYTGIINVSVLDTSQKGNPPVAIEISGIANNLLDARINLEFREIREADAIYYVAEVPYRDDQEINFKIAVKYQNKLNTQLKFKQKFYVE; this is translated from the coding sequence ATGTTCAGAGTTATTTTGTCAGCACTAATTCTCACTCTCGCCTTCGTCGGCAATGTTTCTGCAGAGCAGAAGCAGAAGGTAGGTAACTTCGATATTCACTATGTAGCCTTTAGCAGCACATTTCTGACTCCCACTATTGCTAAGTCATACGGCATTAAACGCAGTAGTTATACCGGGATCATCAATGTTTCTGTGCTCGACACCAGCCAGAAAGGAAACCCTCCTGTTGCGATTGAAATTTCAGGCATTGCTAATAATCTTCTTGATGCGCGTATCAACCTGGAGTTCAGGGAGATCCGTGAAGCAGATGCTATCTACTATGTCGCTGAGGTCCCCTACCGTGATGATCAGGAGATCAACTTTAAAATCGCAGTCAAATATCAGAATAAACTCAATACACAGTTGAAGTTCAAACAGAAGTTCTATGTAGAGTAG
- the yggU gene encoding DUF167 family protein YggU, whose amino-acid sequence MLPVSKQQDDLLLNLYIQPKASRDQIVGVHGEELKIAITAPPVDGKANAHLIKYLSKAFKVPKGDIVILKGQLGRHKQIKILSPRLIPEIINALL is encoded by the coding sequence GTGCTTCCCGTCTCTAAGCAGCAGGATGACCTGCTGCTTAATCTCTATATTCAACCCAAAGCCAGTCGGGACCAGATTGTAGGGGTTCATGGAGAGGAGCTTAAAATAGCCATCACAGCCCCTCCGGTCGATGGTAAGGCGAACGCTCACCTCATCAAATACCTGTCGAAAGCCTTTAAGGTGCCTAAGGGAGATATCGTAATCCTCAAAGGGCAATTAGGCAGACATAAACAGATAAAAATACTTTCACCCAGACTTATCCCCGAGATCATCAACGCCCTTTTGTAG
- a CDS encoding YggT family protein, whose amino-acid sequence MNALSFLISTVFDLYLMIVILRIWLQLAKADFYNPFSQFIVKATHPIVAPLRRVLPSIGGFDTASVLLALMVVVAKFVILSLIAGAAIDILTILLVAVVSVFKEAGVLLFWMLIIRAILSWVSQGHNPIEMVMGQLTEPFLSPIRRILPPMGGLDLSLLVMMIILNFVNILLAQYVPFWANV is encoded by the coding sequence ATGAATGCATTAAGTTTTTTAATCAGTACCGTTTTTGATCTTTACCTGATGATTGTGATTCTCCGAATTTGGCTTCAGCTCGCTAAGGCCGATTTTTACAACCCATTCAGTCAGTTTATTGTAAAAGCTACCCATCCGATTGTCGCCCCTTTGCGCCGTGTTCTCCCCTCCATTGGTGGGTTTGATACGGCATCGGTATTACTCGCGCTTATGGTCGTCGTGGCTAAATTTGTGATCCTTAGCCTCATAGCCGGCGCAGCCATCGATATTCTAACAATTTTGTTAGTTGCCGTAGTCTCTGTCTTTAAAGAGGCTGGAGTACTGCTTTTCTGGATGCTGATCATTCGAGCCATTTTAAGCTGGGTCAGCCAAGGTCATAATCCTATTGAGATGGTCATGGGACAGTTAACCGAACCTTTCCTTTCACCAATCCGTCGCATTCTTCCTCCTATGGGCGGCCTCGATCTTTCATTGCTTGTAATGATGATCATCCTTAACTTCGTCAATATTTTGTTAGCGCAATATGTGCCTTTCTGGGCAAACGTATAG
- the proC gene encoding pyrroline-5-carboxylate reductase — protein sequence MVEKKLCFIGAGNMTRSITSGLVKSGYTPSLIHATNPSVGKLNDLKRDLNILVSHDNLAAAKEADVVVLSVKPHFMQAVCEELGALDLADKLIITIAAGITANRYNDYFGQEIKLIRTMPNTPTQIGVGMTGLYAGNNISEKQKQFCEQLMLSGGKVVWVEKEEELNQVIALAGSSPAYFFLFMEAMIANATNSGMDELKARALVQQAALGAAEMVIQNPELSAAQLRENVTSKGGTTAQAIAAFESGNIRGLVSKAMDDCVARAQEMAEQY from the coding sequence ATGGTTGAGAAGAAGTTGTGTTTTATCGGGGCTGGAAACATGACCCGCAGCATTACCAGCGGGTTAGTAAAAAGTGGCTATACTCCGTCACTCATTCACGCGACTAACCCCAGCGTCGGAAAATTAAACGATCTGAAGCGGGACCTCAATATTCTGGTTTCCCATGATAACCTTGCAGCAGCCAAAGAGGCCGATGTCGTCGTCTTGAGTGTAAAACCCCATTTTATGCAGGCCGTATGTGAAGAGCTCGGCGCACTCGACCTGGCAGACAAACTGATCATTACCATAGCCGCAGGCATTACCGCTAATCGTTATAACGATTATTTCGGCCAAGAGATCAAACTTATCCGTACTATGCCCAATACACCGACTCAGATTGGAGTGGGTATGACAGGTTTATATGCTGGCAATAATATCTCAGAAAAGCAAAAGCAGTTCTGTGAACAACTCATGTTAAGTGGCGGCAAAGTCGTCTGGGTAGAGAAAGAGGAAGAGCTGAATCAGGTTATTGCCCTGGCAGGCAGCTCTCCTGCATATTTCTTTCTGTTTATGGAAGCCATGATAGCGAACGCAACCAACTCTGGAATGGATGAACTCAAGGCCAGAGCCTTAGTTCAGCAAGCCGCGCTTGGGGCTGCTGAAATGGTGATTCAAAACCCAGAGCTTTCCGCCGCGCAACTCAGAGAAAATGTCACCTCTAAGGGAGGCACAACGGCTCAGGCGATTGCCGCCTTTGAATCTGGTAACATCAGAGGACTGGTAAGCAAAGCTATGGATGACTGTGTCGCCCGCGCCCAAGAGATGGCTGAGCAATATTAA
- a CDS encoding YggS family pyridoxal phosphate-dependent enzyme, whose amino-acid sequence MTTIADRLANAQHRITQAAKFSSRNADEIQLLAVSKTKPITDIIAAYAAGQRLFGENYVQEGESKVNELKSICPEIQWHFIGPLQSNKTKVVAGLFDWMHTLCRDKIAVRLNDQRPDALKPLNICIQVNISGEASKSGIVPSELMVLANTIDTLPKLTLRGLMAIPTATDDKRKQKDEFQQLQSLFLKLKAIYPDLDTLSMGMSNDLEQAVEHGSTMVRIGSAIFGEREKGLNA is encoded by the coding sequence ATGACAACAATAGCAGACAGGCTGGCTAACGCCCAGCATCGAATTACCCAAGCGGCAAAGTTTTCATCTAGAAATGCCGATGAAATTCAATTACTCGCAGTGAGTAAAACTAAACCTATTACAGATATTATAGCGGCCTATGCTGCTGGTCAGAGACTTTTCGGAGAAAACTATGTCCAGGAGGGGGAGTCTAAGGTAAACGAGCTGAAATCTATCTGTCCTGAAATCCAATGGCACTTCATCGGTCCCCTGCAATCCAATAAGACAAAGGTCGTCGCCGGCCTTTTCGATTGGATGCATACCCTTTGTCGGGATAAAATTGCTGTGCGTCTCAATGACCAACGTCCCGATGCGCTAAAACCACTCAATATCTGTATTCAGGTTAATATTAGTGGTGAGGCGAGTAAGTCAGGAATCGTCCCTTCTGAGCTTATGGTGCTGGCCAACACTATCGATACCCTTCCAAAGTTGACGCTGCGTGGATTGATGGCGATTCCAACGGCAACAGATGATAAACGCAAGCAAAAAGATGAGTTCCAACAACTGCAGAGTTTATTCCTGAAATTAAAAGCCATCTACCCAGACCTTGATACGCTCTCTATGGGGATGAGTAACGATTTGGAACAAGCCGTAGAGCATGGCTCAACCATGGTTAGAATTGGTAGTGCGATATTTGGTGAAAGAGAGAAGGGGTTGAATGCTTGA
- a CDS encoding type IV pilus twitching motility protein PilT — MEITELLAFSVKHKASDLHLSAGVSPMIRVDGEVRKINLPALDHQGVHGLVYDIMNDKQRKDYEEHLEIDFSFEVPNLARFRVNAFNQARGAAAVFRTIPSDILSLEQLGAPEIFKKISSFPRGLVLVTGPTGSGKSTTLAAMIDYINDARHEHILTIEDPIEFVHQNKQCLINQREVHRHTHSFNAALRSALREDPDVILVGEMRDLETIRLAMTAAETGHLVFGTLHTTSAAKTIDRIVDVFPEGEKGMVRTMLSESLQAVISQTLIKKVGGGRVAAHEIMMGTPAIRNLIREDKVAQMYSAIQTGMAHGMQTLDQCLQNLVNRGQITREDAQHKSATKQTF; from the coding sequence ATGGAAATCACAGAGTTACTTGCCTTTAGTGTAAAGCACAAAGCGTCAGATCTACACCTTTCAGCGGGCGTTTCGCCTATGATACGTGTTGATGGCGAAGTCAGGAAGATCAATTTACCCGCTTTAGATCATCAAGGTGTTCATGGACTCGTCTATGACATCATGAATGATAAGCAGCGTAAAGATTATGAAGAACATTTAGAGATAGATTTTTCGTTCGAAGTGCCAAATTTAGCGCGTTTTCGTGTCAATGCCTTCAATCAGGCTCGAGGTGCTGCGGCCGTATTCCGTACTATCCCCAGTGACATCTTAAGCCTTGAGCAACTCGGCGCGCCGGAGATTTTTAAGAAGATCTCCAGCTTTCCCCGTGGGCTTGTGTTGGTAACCGGACCAACAGGTTCGGGTAAAAGTACTACCTTAGCGGCCATGATCGATTATATAAACGATGCTCGTCACGAGCATATTCTGACCATCGAAGACCCGATAGAATTCGTTCACCAAAATAAGCAATGCCTGATTAACCAGCGTGAGGTTCACCGCCATACTCACAGCTTTAATGCGGCTTTGCGTAGTGCACTTCGTGAAGATCCCGATGTTATTCTGGTGGGTGAGATGCGAGATCTCGAGACTATTCGTCTTGCGATGACTGCGGCCGAGACGGGTCATCTGGTTTTCGGCACCTTGCATACCACGTCGGCGGCTAAAACCATTGACCGTATAGTCGATGTGTTCCCCGAAGGAGAAAAGGGCATGGTCAGAACTATGTTGTCTGAGTCGCTACAGGCGGTAATTTCTCAAACCCTGATTAAGAAGGTGGGTGGCGGCCGTGTCGCAGCTCACGAGATCATGATGGGAACCCCGGCGATTCGTAACCTTATTCGAGAAGACAAAGTCGCTCAAATGTATTCAGCGATTCAAACGGGTATGGCTCACGGTATGCAGACCTTAGATCAATGCCTGCAGAATCTGGTTAATCGTGGTCAAATTACTCGTGAAGATGCACAACATAAGAGTGCAACCAAGCAAACTTTTTAA
- a CDS encoding PilT/PilU family type 4a pilus ATPase gives MDVRPFLKIMVERKASDLFITAGFPPSAKIDGELRPLSESSFTPAQALDFVESLMTDVQKTEFHESRECNFAFAAKELGRFRVSAFWQREAPGCVMRRIETKIPEVEDLKLPPILKDLVMSKRGLIIMVGGTGTGKSTSLAALVGYRNANSRGHILTIEDPVEFVHEHRKSIITQREVGIDTESFDAALKSSLRQAPDVILIGEIRSQETMEFALSFAETGHLCMATLHANNANQALDRIMHLVPESKHQQLLFDLSLNLRGIVAQQLVPKADGTGRRAAIEILINTPRISSLIAKNELHSLKETMAKSNEQGMQTFDQALLKLYSEGEISYADALHYADSPNDLRLMIKLQGSDPSSSGFMEGVTLDMD, from the coding sequence ATGGATGTTCGTCCCTTCTTAAAAATAATGGTGGAGCGTAAAGCATCGGATCTATTTATCACTGCAGGCTTCCCACCCAGTGCAAAAATTGATGGTGAGTTGAGACCCTTAAGTGAGAGTTCATTTACCCCCGCACAGGCATTGGATTTTGTTGAATCTTTGATGACGGATGTGCAGAAAACGGAGTTTCATGAGAGTCGGGAGTGTAACTTTGCTTTTGCCGCAAAAGAGCTGGGTCGTTTTCGTGTCAGCGCCTTCTGGCAAAGAGAAGCGCCGGGCTGTGTCATGCGCAGGATTGAAACTAAAATTCCGGAAGTGGAAGATCTGAAGCTCCCACCCATTTTAAAAGACCTCGTGATGAGTAAACGCGGGCTTATCATCATGGTCGGTGGTACGGGAACGGGTAAATCGACCTCGTTGGCGGCGCTGGTGGGTTATCGTAATGCAAACTCTCGAGGTCATATCCTGACAATTGAGGATCCCGTCGAGTTTGTTCACGAACACCGCAAGAGTATTATTACTCAGCGAGAAGTCGGTATCGATACCGAGTCATTCGATGCCGCCCTTAAAAGTTCGCTTCGTCAGGCTCCGGATGTGATCTTAATCGGTGAGATCCGAAGCCAGGAGACGATGGAGTTTGCACTCTCATTTGCAGAAACCGGTCACCTGTGTATGGCAACGTTGCACGCAAACAATGCAAACCAAGCACTGGACCGTATCATGCACTTAGTGCCGGAGAGTAAGCATCAACAGCTGTTATTCGACCTTTCATTAAACTTACGAGGTATCGTCGCACAACAGTTGGTTCCCAAAGCGGACGGCACTGGTCGACGTGCAGCCATTGAAATTTTGATCAACACGCCAAGGATCTCAAGTTTGATTGCGAAAAATGAGCTGCACTCGCTAAAAGAGACGATGGCTAAGTCAAACGAGCAGGGGATGCAGACTTTCGATCAAGCGTTACTCAAACTCTATAGTGAAGGGGAGATAAGTTACGCCGATGCGCTTCATTACGCCGATTCACCTAATGATCTTCGCTTGATGATTAAACTTCAAGGCTCTGACCCCTCCAGTTCAGGTTTCATGGAAGGGGTTACACTGGATATGGATTAA
- the hemH gene encoding ferrochelatase, with amino-acid sequence MAKFSGLSKDVGHTKRGKTGVLLVNLGTPDAPTASAVRRYLAEFLSDPRVVEIPKLVWMLILHGIILRIRPAKSAALYQQVWTDNGSPLMDITRRQTEKLAQYFKDNGCNKSQNETQDISVEFCMRYGKPSVSDTLKRMHNEGVDKMVVLPLYPQYAAPTTASAFDAIAKELMSWRYLPSLHFINTYHNNPDFIHALAESIKRDFTANGQPQKLVLSYHGMPERNLHLGDPYYCFCMLTTKLVVEQLGLSKDQYIATFQSRFGKAKWLTPYTDATMASLPEQDVRDIAVVCPAFSADCLETLEEIAEENRLIFEEAGGQKYRYIPALNDDELHIKMMANIVQPYL; translated from the coding sequence TTGGCTAAATTTTCAGGTTTATCTAAAGATGTTGGACATACTAAACGCGGAAAAACCGGAGTGTTACTGGTAAATTTAGGTACACCCGATGCGCCAACGGCTTCGGCAGTTAGGCGTTATCTTGCCGAATTCCTTTCAGATCCCAGAGTCGTAGAGATACCAAAACTCGTGTGGATGTTGATATTACACGGAATTATTTTACGTATCCGGCCTGCAAAGAGTGCAGCATTATATCAGCAAGTCTGGACTGATAATGGTTCCCCTCTGATGGATATCACTCGCAGGCAGACCGAAAAATTGGCTCAATATTTTAAAGATAATGGCTGTAACAAGAGTCAAAATGAGACTCAAGATATTTCGGTTGAGTTTTGTATGCGATACGGGAAGCCATCTGTGTCAGATACCTTGAAGCGAATGCACAATGAAGGTGTTGATAAAATGGTGGTTTTGCCTTTGTATCCACAATACGCGGCACCGACAACGGCTTCAGCATTTGATGCGATAGCCAAAGAGCTAATGAGCTGGCGTTATCTGCCTTCTTTGCACTTTATCAATACTTATCATAATAATCCTGATTTTATCCATGCCCTTGCTGAGTCGATAAAGCGAGATTTTACCGCCAATGGTCAACCGCAAAAATTAGTTCTCTCCTACCATGGGATGCCTGAGCGTAATCTTCATTTAGGTGATCCTTACTACTGCTTCTGTATGCTGACAACTAAGCTGGTGGTTGAGCAGTTAGGTTTATCTAAAGACCAATATATTGCGACTTTTCAATCTCGCTTCGGTAAGGCTAAATGGCTAACACCATATACCGATGCGACTATGGCGTCCTTACCTGAGCAAGATGTGAGGGATATCGCGGTAGTGTGTCCAGCTTTCAGTGCCGATTGTTTAGAGACTCTGGAGGAGATAGCCGAAGAAAACCGGCTCATCTTCGAAGAGGCGGGTGGACAGAAATATCGATATATTCCAGCGCTAAATGATGATGAACTCCATATCAAGATGATGGCTAATATCGTTCAACCCTATCTTTAA
- the ruvX gene encoding Holliday junction resolvase RuvX, producing the protein MSSLTVLGFDYGTKSIGVAIGQSLTGSANPLLSINAVDGIPKWEEIGMLIEEWKPDLVVVGLPLNMDGSEQEMTQRAKKFANRINGRFGVKIATQDERLTTADAKARLFEMGGYKALTKGQVDAMSAVLIIESYFENLY; encoded by the coding sequence TTACGGCACTAAGAGTATTGGCGTCGCCATAGGGCAATCGCTCACCGGTAGTGCTAACCCCCTGTTGTCAATTAACGCGGTCGATGGGATCCCAAAATGGGAAGAGATAGGCATGCTTATCGAAGAGTGGAAACCAGACCTGGTAGTGGTCGGCCTACCACTAAACATGGACGGCTCAGAACAGGAGATGACACAGAGAGCCAAGAAGTTTGCCAATCGCATTAATGGTCGGTTTGGGGTAAAAATTGCCACTCAAGATGAACGTCTCACTACCGCCGATGCTAAAGCCAGACTCTTTGAGATGGGCGGCTATAAAGCGCTAACTAAGGGACAAGTCGATGCTATGTCGGCGGTATTGATTATCGAAAGCTATTTCGAGAATTTATACTAA